A DNA window from Sphingomonas changnyeongensis contains the following coding sequences:
- a CDS encoding isocitrate lyase/PEP mutase family protein: MSEATRQIARAAALARLHVPGAPLILFNVWDAGSARAVAEAGAAAVATGSWSVAAAHGFADGEALPVDLAIANAARIAAAVELPVTIDFEGGYAGDPARLADHMALLLATGAVGCNLEDRVIGGTGLYPLPAQARRIEAMRRAAERAGIPAFINARTDLFLEARAEDHDAALLDLAAERSRAFADAGASGLFVPGLADERLIARLCAASPLPVNVMQRPGVPPPARLAALGVARISHGPGPYRLAMRALADAARAALLPTGGCAPPLIG; this comes from the coding sequence ATGTCTGAGGCCACCCGCCAGATCGCCCGCGCCGCGGCGCTGGCCCGGCTGCATGTGCCGGGCGCGCCGCTGATCCTGTTCAACGTCTGGGACGCCGGCTCCGCGCGCGCGGTTGCGGAGGCGGGGGCGGCGGCGGTCGCGACCGGCAGCTGGTCGGTCGCCGCCGCGCACGGCTTTGCCGATGGCGAGGCGCTGCCCGTCGATCTCGCGATCGCCAACGCGGCGCGGATCGCGGCGGCGGTCGAGCTGCCGGTCACCATCGATTTCGAGGGCGGCTATGCCGGTGATCCGGCGCGGCTTGCCGATCATATGGCGCTGCTGCTCGCGACAGGCGCGGTCGGCTGCAATCTGGAGGACCGGGTGATCGGCGGCACCGGGCTCTATCCGCTGCCCGCCCAGGCGCGGCGGATCGAGGCGATGCGCCGCGCCGCCGAACGGGCTGGCATTCCCGCCTTCATCAACGCGCGCACCGACCTGTTCCTGGAGGCGCGCGCCGAGGATCACGACGCCGCCCTGCTCGATCTGGCGGCGGAGCGCAGCCGTGCCTTTGCCGATGCCGGGGCGAGCGGCCTGTTCGTCCCCGGCCTTGCCGATGAACGGCTGATCGCGCGGCTGTGCGCGGCCAGCCCGCTGCCGGTCAATGTGATGCAGCGGCCCGGCGTGCCCCCGCCCGCCCGGCTGGCCGCGCTCGGCGTCGCGCGGATCAGCCATGGCCCCGGGCCCTATCGGCTGGCGATGCGCGCTCTGGCCGATGCCGCGCGCGCCGCGCTGCTGCCGACGGGCGGTTGCGCTCCGCCGCTGATCGGCTAG
- a CDS encoding TonB-dependent receptor produces MRNRLFIGAAVAALIAPAAVQAQEITSVIRGTVTNGGVPVAGATVTAVHVPSGTRSTATTDANGAFNLSGLRAGGPFTVSVNDNQAQISDINTVLGTPYDLPIELADFSQDIVVTAAAVVKAGNISQGPATLLTAQQISTIATINRDVRDLSRRDPFARLSDSPGGGRAVSFAGQNPRFNRFTVDGVPVTDNFGLNPDGLPTRRSPIPLDAIGQYQTRVAPFDVREGNFQGGVVNVVLKSGTNEFHGTGFYAYTADELQGNRTRDLRVNLPNFRNTNYGAQLSGPIIKDKLFFMIAGESIRDNSPIAEGPLDNNAGNPIPNLTQAIVDQVSSIARSRYNYTTGGVVDNQRDRDDRIVAKIDANLSDTQRAAITYAYTKDSIVFAQNLSQTTNAPSLGLASNAYTQSQELHTAVFNLNSDWSDNFSTEFRAFYKDYVRGQDPLLGRNFAQFQVCTAPTSDRVLAGGVVNPDAGASITCAPGVPTVAFGPDISRQSNSLTSQSWGGLFQARLQAGDHDLRLFAEYQDAKIFNLFLQRTLGDYYFDSLADFQAGNAQRLRYQNAVPSLNPDDAAARFEYQTLTFGLQDNWRVTDTLNVSLGARFDLYGGSSRPALNRDFLARYGFTNQAFLGGRSLFQPRFGFDWKPVNRFSLRGGVGIFGGGAPDVYVSNSFSNTGFLSNAIDIRVNNNGTFNVPGLTGADATAVGTAGLVNVNGAAIPGAINTYLSGRSAGALAPTNALDPDFDVPSQWRATLSADYEADLGPLGDGWNFGADLFFSKVRNQVLFQDIRSRPNGLTTPDGRPRYSSITSFADTNFDILLTNTSRGRSYVGVVRFDKTFKFGLNLFGSYTYQDVKDQAPATSSVALSNYSNGAYVDPNRVAYGTANDEVRHFFKYGFNFDRAFFGDYKTRINLFAETRTGRPFSYTFQNQGARSSVFGTIGGNSRYLLYVPTVNDPLVSYDSAATQAAFNAFIDSSKLNRFRGRIAPRNAFRSRSFTKIDLHVEQEIPAFFGDARFTVFADIENLGNLINRNWGQVQEFAFPQTIALLQVQCLQAPVATGTAPGAAATTTSTQACAQYRYSNYRAQDPVVFSRQSLYAIRVGARFTF; encoded by the coding sequence ATGAGGAATCGTCTCTTTATCGGCGCGGCCGTTGCTGCGCTCATCGCACCTGCGGCCGTCCAGGCGCAGGAAATCACCTCGGTGATTCGCGGCACCGTGACCAATGGCGGCGTTCCCGTCGCCGGTGCGACCGTCACCGCCGTCCATGTCCCCTCGGGCACGCGCTCGACCGCCACGACCGACGCCAATGGTGCGTTCAACCTGTCCGGCCTGCGTGCCGGCGGTCCGTTCACCGTGTCGGTCAACGACAATCAGGCGCAGATTTCCGACATCAACACCGTGCTCGGCACGCCCTATGACCTGCCGATCGAGCTCGCCGATTTCTCGCAGGACATCGTCGTCACCGCCGCGGCGGTCGTGAAGGCGGGCAACATCTCGCAGGGCCCGGCCACGCTGCTGACCGCGCAGCAGATCTCGACGATCGCGACCATCAACCGCGACGTGCGCGACCTGTCGCGCCGCGACCCGTTCGCGCGCCTGTCCGACTCGCCGGGCGGCGGCCGCGCCGTTTCGTTCGCCGGCCAGAACCCGCGCTTCAACCGCTTCACCGTCGACGGTGTGCCGGTCACCGATAACTTCGGCCTCAACCCCGACGGCCTGCCGACCCGCCGGTCGCCGATCCCGCTCGATGCGATCGGCCAGTATCAGACCCGCGTTGCGCCGTTCGACGTCCGCGAAGGCAACTTCCAGGGCGGCGTCGTCAACGTCGTGCTGAAGTCGGGCACCAACGAGTTCCACGGCACCGGCTTCTACGCCTACACGGCCGACGAACTGCAGGGGAACCGCACGCGCGACCTGCGCGTCAACCTGCCGAACTTCCGCAACACCAATTATGGCGCGCAGCTGTCCGGCCCGATCATCAAGGACAAGCTGTTCTTCATGATCGCGGGCGAGAGCATCCGCGACAACTCGCCGATTGCCGAAGGTCCGCTCGACAACAATGCCGGCAACCCGATCCCGAACCTGACCCAGGCCATTGTCGATCAGGTGTCGTCGATCGCCCGGTCGCGTTACAATTACACGACCGGCGGCGTGGTGGACAATCAGCGCGACCGCGATGACCGCATCGTCGCCAAGATCGACGCCAACCTGTCGGACACGCAGCGCGCGGCGATCACCTATGCCTACACCAAGGACTCGATCGTCTTTGCGCAGAATCTGAGCCAGACGACCAACGCGCCGAGCCTTGGCCTTGCGTCGAACGCCTATACCCAGTCGCAGGAACTGCACACCGCGGTGTTCAACCTGAACTCCGACTGGTCGGACAATTTCTCGACCGAGTTCCGCGCCTTCTACAAGGACTATGTCCGCGGTCAGGATCCGCTGCTCGGCCGCAACTTCGCGCAGTTCCAGGTCTGCACCGCGCCGACCTCGGACCGTGTGCTCGCCGGCGGCGTCGTCAACCCTGACGCCGGTGCGTCGATCACCTGCGCGCCGGGCGTGCCGACCGTCGCCTTCGGTCCGGACATTTCACGCCAGTCGAACAGCCTGACCTCGCAGAGCTGGGGCGGCCTGTTCCAGGCGCGTCTGCAGGCGGGCGACCATGACCTGCGCCTGTTCGCCGAATATCAGGACGCCAAGATCTTCAACCTGTTCCTGCAGCGCACGCTCGGCGACTATTATTTCGACTCGCTGGCCGATTTCCAGGCGGGCAACGCCCAGCGCCTGCGTTACCAGAACGCCGTTCCGTCGCTGAACCCCGACGATGCGGCGGCGCGGTTCGAATATCAGACGCTGACCTTCGGCCTGCAGGACAATTGGCGCGTCACCGACACGCTCAACGTCTCGCTCGGCGCGCGCTTCGACCTGTATGGCGGCTCGTCGCGTCCGGCGCTCAACCGCGACTTCCTGGCGCGTTACGGCTTCACCAACCAGGCGTTCCTGGGCGGCCGCAGCCTGTTCCAGCCGCGCTTCGGCTTTGACTGGAAGCCGGTCAACCGGTTCAGCCTGCGCGGCGGCGTCGGCATCTTCGGCGGCGGCGCGCCCGACGTCTATGTGTCGAACAGCTTCTCGAACACCGGCTTCCTGTCGAACGCGATCGACATCCGCGTGAACAACAACGGCACCTTCAACGTGCCGGGCCTGACCGGCGCCGATGCGACGGCGGTGGGCACTGCGGGTCTCGTCAATGTGAACGGCGCGGCCATTCCGGGGGCGATCAACACCTATCTGTCGGGCCGGTCGGCCGGTGCGCTGGCGCCGACCAACGCGCTCGATCCCGATTTCGATGTGCCGTCGCAGTGGCGGGCGACCCTGTCGGCCGATTACGAGGCCGATCTCGGCCCGCTCGGCGATGGCTGGAACTTCGGGGCGGACCTGTTCTTCTCCAAGGTCCGCAACCAGGTGCTGTTCCAGGACATCCGTTCGCGCCCGAACGGCCTGACCACGCCTGATGGCCGTCCGCGCTACAGCTCGATCACCAGCTTTGCCGATACCAACTTCGACATCCTGCTGACCAACACCTCGCGCGGCCGCAGCTATGTCGGGGTCGTCCGGTTCGACAAGACGTTCAAGTTCGGCCTGAACCTGTTCGGCAGCTACACCTATCAGGATGTGAAGGATCAGGCCCCGGCGACGTCGTCGGTCGCGCTGTCCAACTATTCGAACGGCGCCTATGTCGATCCGAACCGGGTCGCCTATGGCACGGCGAATGACGAAGTCCGTCACTTCTTCAAGTACGGCTTCAACTTCGACCGGGCGTTCTTCGGTGACTACAAGACCCGGATCAACCTGTTCGCCGAAACGCGCACCGGCCGTCCGTTCAGCTACACCTTCCAGAACCAGGGTGCGCGCTCGAGCGTGTTCGGCACGATCGGCGGCAACAGCCGTTATCTGCTCTATGTGCCGACCGTGAACGACCCGCTGGTCAGCTATGACAGCGCGGCGACCCAGGCGGCGTTCAACGCGTTCATCGACTCCTCGAAGCTCAACCGCTTCCGGGGCCGGATCGCGCCGCGCAACGCCTTCCGCTCGCGGTCCTTCACCAAGATCGACCTGCACGTTGAACAGGAAATCCCGGCCTTCTTCGGCGATGCGCGCTTCACCGTGTTCGCGGACATCGAAAATCTGGGCAATCTGATCAACCGCAACTGGGGCCAGGTGCAGGAGTTTGCCTTCCCGCAGACGATCGCCCTGCTGCAGGTGCAGTGCCTCCAGGCGCCGGTCGCGACCGGCACCGCCCCGGGCGCTGCCGCGACGACCACCAGCACCCAGGCCTGTGCGCAGTATCGTTATTCGAACTACCGCGCCCAGGACCCGGTGGTGTTCAGCCGCCAGTCGCTCTACGCGATCCGCGTCGGCGCGCGCTTCACCTTCTGA
- a CDS encoding sensor histidine kinase, producing the protein MPTFGLTAAPFFEDKNRAFWNLQTAGWAGYFLLRTLSGFANGLTLAFLVPVAVSTATGYSLTLMLGALYRGLMDRAPVVTWTGSIAGMTIAAGLYSLIDAWIFNTIQRPGEAFQIRLFLGTMFLDFVVIAAWSALYFAINYFLVVEEQADRLKALESQASTAQLAMLRYQLNPHFLFNTLNSISTLVLLKQTDRANAMLSRLSSFLRYTLVNEPLGQVTVEQEIETLKLYLDIEKMRFESRLRTAFEIDPVVLRARLPSLLLQPLVENAIKYAVTPQEEGADITVSARLVVDRVRILVADTGPGPGAARPACTMSTGVGLANIRDRLAQAYGQDHDFDARAGAEGGFEVLIEIPFQTEDQPREAA; encoded by the coding sequence ATGCCGACCTTCGGGCTGACCGCCGCACCGTTTTTCGAGGACAAGAACCGGGCGTTCTGGAACCTCCAGACCGCCGGCTGGGCGGGCTATTTCCTGCTGCGCACGCTGTCGGGCTTTGCCAATGGGCTGACGCTCGCCTTCCTGGTGCCGGTCGCGGTGTCGACCGCCACCGGCTATTCGCTGACGCTGATGCTGGGCGCGCTCTATCGGGGGCTGATGGACCGGGCGCCGGTCGTCACCTGGACCGGGTCGATCGCCGGCATGACGATCGCGGCGGGGCTTTATTCGCTGATCGATGCGTGGATCTTCAACACCATCCAGCGCCCGGGCGAGGCGTTCCAGATCCGCCTGTTTCTCGGCACCATGTTCCTTGATTTCGTGGTGATCGCCGCCTGGTCGGCGCTCTACTTCGCGATCAATTATTTCCTGGTCGTCGAGGAACAGGCCGACCGGCTGAAGGCGCTGGAAAGCCAGGCCTCGACCGCCCAGCTGGCGATGCTGCGCTATCAGCTCAACCCGCATTTCCTGTTCAACACGCTGAACTCGATCTCGACGCTGGTGCTGCTGAAGCAGACCGACCGGGCGAACGCGATGCTGTCGCGCCTGTCGTCGTTCCTGCGCTACACTCTGGTCAACGAGCCGCTGGGGCAGGTGACGGTCGAGCAGGAGATCGAGACGCTCAAACTCTATCTCGACATCGAAAAGATGCGCTTCGAAAGCCGGCTGCGCACGGCGTTCGAGATCGATCCGGTGGTGCTGCGTGCGCGCCTGCCGTCGCTTTTGCTGCAACCTTTGGTCGAGAACGCGATTAAATATGCGGTGACGCCGCAGGAAGAAGGGGCCGACATCACGGTCAGCGCCCGGCTGGTCGTCGACCGGGTGCGCATCCTGGTCGCCGATACCGGGCCGGGACCGGGGGCGGCCCGGCCGGCCTGCACCATGTCGACCGGCGTCGGTCTGGCGAATATTCGCGACAGGCTGGCGCAGGCCTATGGCCAGGACCATGATTTCGACGCGAGAGCGGGGGCGGAAGGCGGATTCGAGGTGTTGATCGAGATTCCGTTTCAGACCGAGGACCAACCAAGGGAAGCCGCATGA
- a CDS encoding HD domain-containing protein — protein sequence MATDIDIAEGEHRRAGFTAMTEGTAEDWQIISSHFMAFAGKVADRVLDHLRLLDGDYGGFPVDRLQHSLQTATRAHRDGRDEEYVVMALLHDVGDTLGSFNHPDVAAAILKPFVSERNHWITANHGVFQGYYYYHHLGLDRDLREQFRGHAHFEACAEFCAKYDQAAFDPAYDTAPLAFFEPMVRRVMARPKRSTLVKD from the coding sequence ATGGCCACCGACATCGACATTGCCGAGGGCGAACACCGCCGCGCCGGCTTTACCGCCATGACCGAGGGCACGGCCGAGGACTGGCAGATCATCTCCAGCCATTTCATGGCCTTTGCCGGCAAGGTCGCCGACCGGGTGCTCGATCATCTGCGGCTGCTTGACGGCGATTATGGCGGCTTTCCGGTCGACCGGCTCCAGCATTCATTGCAGACCGCGACGCGCGCGCACCGCGACGGGCGTGACGAGGAATATGTGGTGATGGCGCTGCTCCACGATGTCGGCGACACGCTGGGGTCGTTCAACCACCCCGATGTCGCCGCCGCGATCCTGAAGCCGTTCGTGTCGGAGCGGAATCACTGGATCACCGCCAATCACGGCGTGTTCCAGGGCTATTATTACTACCACCATCTCGGCCTCGACCGCGACCTGCGCGAACAGTTTCGCGGCCATGCGCATTTCGAGGCCTGTGCCGAGTTCTGCGCCAAATATGATCAGGCGGCGTTCGACCCGGCCTATGACACCGCCCCGCTCGCCTTTTTCGAGCCGATGGTCCGCCGCGTGATGGCGCGGCCGAAGCGCAGCACGCTGGTCAAGGACTGA
- a CDS encoding LytR/AlgR family response regulator transcription factor, with the protein MTIRTILVDDEPLAIQGLQLRLEAHEDVEIVDTCSNGREAIRSIKTNKPDLVFLDIQMPGFDGFSVVQGLMEVEPPLVVFVTAYSDHAIRAFEAQAVDYLMKPVEEDRLATTLDRVRQRLSEKRGAEEVDRLREVLAEVAPEAAAEMGEGGDAPAASRFEKMINIKDRGQIFRVDVDTIERIDAAGDYMCIYTADNTLILRETMKDLEKRLDPRRFQRVHRSTIVNLDLVRQVKPHTNGECFLVLGSGAQVKVSRSYRDVVARFVH; encoded by the coding sequence ATGACCATCAGAACCATCCTCGTCGACGACGAGCCTCTGGCCATCCAGGGCCTGCAGCTGAGGCTTGAGGCGCATGAGGATGTCGAGATTGTCGACACCTGCTCCAACGGCCGCGAGGCGATCCGGTCGATCAAGACCAACAAGCCCGATCTGGTGTTTCTCGACATCCAGATGCCCGGTTTCGACGGCTTTTCGGTCGTCCAGGGGCTGATGGAGGTCGAGCCGCCGCTGGTGGTGTTCGTCACCGCCTATTCCGACCATGCGATCCGCGCGTTCGAGGCGCAGGCGGTCGATTATCTGATGAAGCCGGTCGAGGAAGACCGGCTGGCGACCACGCTCGACCGGGTGCGCCAGCGCCTGTCGGAAAAACGCGGCGCGGAGGAGGTCGACCGGCTGCGCGAGGTGCTGGCCGAGGTCGCGCCCGAGGCGGCGGCCGAAATGGGCGAGGGCGGCGATGCGCCCGCCGCCAGCCGGTTCGAAAAGATGATCAACATCAAGGATCGCGGCCAGATTTTCCGCGTCGATGTCGACACGATCGAGCGTATCGACGCCGCCGGCGATTATATGTGCATCTACACCGCCGACAACACGCTGATCCTGCGCGAAACGATGAAGGATCTGGAAAAGCGGCTCGACCCGCGCCGTTTCCAGCGTGTCCACCGCTCGACGATCGTCAATCTCGATCTGGTCCGTCAGGTGAAGCCGCACACCAATGGCGAATGTTTCCTTGTCCTTGGCTCGGGCGCGCAGGTGAAGGTCAGCCGCAGCTATCGCGACGTCGTCGCGCGCTTCGTGCATTGA
- the queG gene encoding tRNA epoxyqueuosine(34) reductase QueG: protein MPGPPIPPTPQGSVEAALKAEARALGFAACGIARADAAPRAGERLRRWLAEGAHGEMIWMESRADQRAAPAGLWPEVRSVIALGLSYAPALDPLALADQAAVGRISVYAQGGDYHDVVKKKLKELARWLVGRAGGDVKVFVDTAPVMEKPLAEAAGLGWQGKHTNLVSRSDGSWLFLGMIFTTLDLAADAPGRDRCGSCDACQRACPTQAFPAPYRIDARRCVSYLTIEHKGPIPPDLRPGIGNRIYGCDDCLAVCPWNKFARSAAANLAFHPRAELTAPALADLLALDDRGFRQVFAGSPVKRIGRDRMVRNCLIAAGNGGDPALGDAVAALIDDPAPIVRGAAIWALARIDGSRLAALAPPRTDAEADPDVRAEWAAARGAVLAGLPA, encoded by the coding sequence ATGCCAGGACCACCCATTCCACCGACGCCGCAGGGCAGCGTCGAAGCCGCGCTGAAGGCAGAGGCCCGCGCCCTCGGCTTTGCCGCCTGCGGCATCGCGCGCGCCGACGCCGCGCCGCGCGCCGGCGAGAGGCTGCGCCGCTGGCTGGCCGAGGGCGCGCATGGCGAGATGATCTGGATGGAAAGCCGTGCCGATCAGCGCGCGGCCCCGGCGGGGCTGTGGCCCGAGGTGCGCTCGGTGATCGCGCTTGGCCTCAGCTATGCGCCCGCGCTCGACCCGCTCGCGCTTGCCGATCAGGCGGCGGTCGGCCGCATTTCGGTCTATGCGCAGGGCGGCGACTATCATGATGTCGTCAAGAAGAAGCTGAAGGAGCTGGCGCGCTGGCTGGTCGGCCGCGCGGGCGGGGATGTGAAGGTGTTCGTCGACACCGCGCCGGTGATGGAAAAGCCGCTCGCCGAAGCCGCCGGGCTCGGCTGGCAGGGCAAGCACACCAACCTGGTCAGCCGCAGCGACGGCAGCTGGCTGTTCCTGGGCATGATCTTCACGACGCTCGATCTGGCCGCCGACGCGCCCGGCCGCGACCGCTGCGGCAGCTGCGACGCCTGCCAGCGCGCCTGCCCGACCCAGGCCTTTCCCGCACCCTACCGGATCGATGCGCGGCGCTGCGTTTCCTATCTGACGATCGAGCACAAAGGGCCGATCCCGCCCGATCTCCGCCCCGGCATCGGCAACCGCATCTATGGCTGCGACGATTGTCTGGCCGTGTGCCCGTGGAACAAATTCGCCCGCAGCGCGGCGGCCAATCTCGCCTTCCATCCGCGCGCCGAGCTGACCGCGCCGGCGCTCGCGGATCTGCTGGCGCTTGACGATAGGGGCTTCCGTCAGGTGTTCGCCGGCTCGCCGGTCAAGCGGATCGGCCGCGACCGGATGGTGCGCAACTGCCTGATCGCTGCCGGCAATGGCGGCGATCCCGCGCTTGGCGACGCGGTTGCGGCGCTGATCGACGATCCCGCGCCGATTGTGCGCGGCGCAGCGATCTGGGCGCTCGCGCGGATCGACGGCTCAAGGCTGGCGGCGCTGGCGCCCCCGCGCACCGACGCTGAAGCCGATCCCGATGTCCGCGCCGAATGGGCAGCGGCGCGCGGGGCGGTGC